From the Oceanicaulis alexandrii DSM 11625 genome, one window contains:
- the cyoE gene encoding heme o synthase, producing the protein MTDLSADLRKGGAADAAPPSDPSDAAKLASWRDYVSLMKPRVMTLVVFTGLAGFAAAPVSVNFLTAAIAMLCIAVGAGAAGAFNMAYDADIDAIMKRTRRRPVPTGRVPASEAYVFSGVMALASVLLMALATNYVAAGLLAFSIFFYTVIYTMWLKRSTPQNIVIGGAAGAFPPMIGWAAATGDVSLNAVLLFLIIFLWTPPHSWALALYKSGDYSAAGVPMMPVAKGAKSTRIQILIYTALYLAATAGPIVTGLGGWIYAGAVGLGGALFALLAVRVFLSRAGDANAAEDELYAVRAGDKAARDLFAYSIAHLTLLFAALLVEHGAGGYKPVLALLGGA; encoded by the coding sequence GTGACCGACCTCTCCGCTGATCTTCGCAAGGGCGGCGCTGCTGACGCAGCGCCGCCCAGCGATCCTTCGGACGCCGCAAAGCTGGCGTCCTGGCGAGACTATGTCTCGCTGATGAAGCCGCGCGTCATGACCCTGGTGGTGTTCACCGGTCTGGCGGGGTTCGCGGCTGCGCCTGTGAGCGTGAATTTCCTGACCGCCGCCATCGCCATGCTGTGCATCGCCGTCGGTGCTGGCGCGGCTGGCGCGTTCAACATGGCCTATGACGCGGATATCGACGCGATCATGAAGCGCACCCGGCGCCGTCCGGTGCCGACAGGCCGCGTGCCCGCCAGCGAAGCCTACGTCTTCTCGGGCGTCATGGCGCTGGCGTCGGTCTTGCTGATGGCGCTGGCTACCAATTATGTCGCCGCGGGTCTTCTGGCGTTCTCGATCTTCTTCTACACGGTGATCTACACCATGTGGCTGAAGCGCTCGACGCCGCAGAATATCGTCATTGGCGGCGCCGCGGGCGCCTTTCCGCCGATGATCGGCTGGGCCGCCGCCACCGGCGATGTCAGCCTGAACGCCGTCCTGCTATTCCTGATCATCTTCCTGTGGACGCCGCCGCATTCCTGGGCGCTGGCGCTTTACAAATCGGGCGATTATTCCGCCGCCGGCGTGCCGATGATGCCGGTCGCCAAGGGCGCGAAGTCCACCCGGATCCAGATTCTGATCTACACCGCGCTTTATCTGGCGGCGACCGCTGGACCGATCGTCACGGGGCTGGGCGGCTGGATCTATGCGGGCGCTGTGGGCCTGGGCGGCGCGCTGTTCGCGCTGCTGGCGGTTCGGGTGTTCCTGTCGCGCGCGGGCGACGCCAATGCGGCCGAGGACGAGCTGTATGCGGTGCGCGCCGGCGACAAGGCTGCGCGCGATCTGTTCGCCTATTCCAT